The nucleotide window AACTCATCCTCAATTTCCTTCCTCTCGTTAATAGTACTAATCTCTATTTCCTTTCAGCTCTTCCTAAATCCCATTCTTTGGCTACCTAAGTGATCTATTTGGAAGGAGGAAGGTCGTAATTATTGGGTTAATACTAATGATCCTAGCCGGTATTGTGCTATCAAGAAGAAATTTCCTTCCAGGGGAAATACTGATGTCAATTTCGGATTCAGCTTTATATGCCCCACAATCCTCAATATTTACTGAAATATTTGATAAAAAATACAGATTCACGGTCTCAAATTTTTCCTATCAAGCAGCAAGTATACTAGGTGGTTCACTAGCACCAGTAATACTAAGAGCTAATCAATCTTCACTAGTGCTAGTCACATTATCATACGTTCTGGTGACGTTTATAAGTGTATTGCTGATTGCAGAAACTAAGGGGAAGAAAATCTAATCAATCCCTCCTTATCACAGCTGTCATACAATGAATCCCACCGGCACCACCAGTCAAATTTGAAACTTCAACCTCTATTACATCATACTCTTTTTCAAGCTTCCTATTTGCGGAAATTTTAGGAGAGACAATCTTACCGTCGTCTATGGTCAAAAAATTAGTTACATACTTTTTTGCCTCATCCACACTCACTTCAATTAAATTAAATCCCTTTTCTTTAACCACGTAATCGTATAACGTAGTCTCCCTTATGATCTTCCTATCGTAATAGACAGCAACCCTACTCTCTTCCATGAAACTCCTAACACTAACTACTGAACTAGAAGATCCAACATTGAAGAAAGTATCCAAATGAATGAACTCTTCCCTATTCCAATGAATTATACCTATCTCTCCTCCATTCAAAATATTAAATAACTCACTTACACCCTCTAAATCAGTTCTAACTCCAACACCTACCAGATTGAAATCACCCATTGGAAAGAAATCTCCACCTTCAAATTTACCTCTACCTATTTCCTTATATTTTATATTTAACGCTTCCCAAAACAACTTCATAACTTCAACTTCTTTTTCTCTCTGATGTGTAGCCATCCTTCCCATTATTATTCCTTTTTCCGTAGTAATCTGTTGATCCCTCATGAAATAGAGATTGGAAAGAGGGTCAGTCAGTTTAACCTCTAAGTGTGTACCTTTATCCCTCTTCTCGTAACCAAGAATAGGTCTTAAGATCAACAACTCGACAAGGAATTCGGGATCATCATTATTAACTCCAACTTTTTCTATCACCTTCTCCCTAAATCTATCGTCTCTTCTAATCTTGTTCACAATTGTTTGTCTTAGCCTATATATTTTAACTCCTTCCTCTTTTAACACTCTTCTAAGATTATCATGTTCTCTCCTAGCTTTACTCCAATTGAATTGCCTTTCATAAAGGAAAGATGAGGGATCTAAAAGACCCAGCATTACCTCTAAGCCAGGCTTATGCATTCCTACAGCTCTAAGCTTTCCCCACTCAGCAATCATTAGAATAAAATCGGCGTGAATCTAAATAAAATTAAGGAGATAAACTAAGGGTAGCATTTAATATCATTTCCAGTGCGTGCTCAGTACCTTCCATGAAGTGATCTCTATTCCAACCCTCTGTTAGTTTTAAAAGACCAGTCATAGTAACCTTCCATTCAGAAGAGATTTTCCCTTTAGAGATTTTCACCTTATTATATCCCCTTATTGGTCCGTCTAGATATTCAAAGGTTAAGGTTCTCTCATCGTCATTTATGATTATCCTAACTTTACCCGAAGAGGGAAACGCAAACCTGATTCTTCCCTCGTAAACATTCTTATCCACTTCCTTAACGTTTAATTCCCTAACACCCTTCCAGTAGTTTGGAATTGAATTTACATCTCTGGCTATCCGCCATACTATATCCTCTGGCATATTGAAACTCTTCTCAATTACGAACTCTATCATAATGATAATAATCTCGCTCAAGGATAAAAACATTTAATAAAGTGATAGGTGGTTACGCTCACGGATTGGAAGATCTAGGAAGAATAGTTGTAGCCCATATAATGAGTCAAGAGCCCTTAATAATTTCTAGAGATAATGGGATTAGTTGGGATAAGGTAAGTGTAAAGTTGCCAAGACCCACATTTGGTGTAACAGCAATAGCTAAAAAGGATGAGAGAAAGGTAATTTACTCCACTACTGCAGTATACGAGGTCGATATAATAGAACAAAAGCCTATAGAGTTAGTTAAAGAGATACCAATGACGAGAAGAGTAATAAAGGTTTAATCATAAGACGATGAAGCTTATGTATAAAAGGAAAAATTTAAATTCCAAAAAGCGAAATTAATAATTTAAGATAGAGATTTTACAACAAAAATTATTTTTTAAAATTTTTCTGTGAGCCATTCTTGTTTTCCATAATACCGGCTTCATAGTTCAGTTTCTCGTTAACTATTTGCTTATATGTGAGATCTTAAAGCTATAAACTTTTTATTATATTGATTTTAGTGTAAACTCTCAATTTCCAAGAAATCTATTTCATTCAAATACTCATATTTATTGGAGTCCTCACGTTTGTGACTATTGACCAAAAAATGAGAGTAAACATGTACACGTTAGCCTCAAGTCAAGTAGTAAGGTATGCAATAATAATAGCAGCAGCATCCCTACCATTAATCCTTGCAGCACTACATGTAACACACGCTGGAGAATCAATAGCACCAGGTACTGTTTAGATACGTTAAATTCTTTTTAGAATTTTGAAGATACTATTTTTATGTATTCTCACTACTTATTCTGTTGAGTATGATAGATTCTACTGTTATACAAAAACTTACGAAATCATTGCATTACGTTCAGAGGTTTGGTGACCATAATCACGAGTTGCTGGGTGAGTTAACTGGGTTAGAAAACGTTAGGAATGTCTTATCTAATCTTAAAGTATTGGTTATTCCGTCTCCCAAACTTGATTCTCTAGGATTATCGCTCTTTCATACTACTATTAAGTTGACAAGGAATTCTAAGGTCCAACCTTTAGATTTCTATTACCTACTTGATGGCATGGTGGTTGCGTCATTGAGGGATGTTTTGACTAGTGATACTATAGTTTTGGATGTTGTGTTTCCTAGGGGTAGGTGGGATTTTGTTCAAATTTTAGAGATGATGAGTAGGGGGGGATTAATTGATAATTATAAGACTTACTTGGAGTATAGGAGGGAGGTTTATCCAGTTGATTATTCAACTTTTAATTTCGATACTTTGACTTTTGAAAGGGTTATACTGGATAAGCCTAGGGAACCTTTCCAATTGCCGGATCTTACTGACGATTTTAAGCCGGACTGGATTGACGTTTATACACTTGGAAAGAAACAAGAGAATCCTTTAAGGTCGTGGGATGAGATAGCAGAATCTATAGGTTTAACATCAGATGAAGTAGTAGATCATTATTTTAATCACGTTGTTGGTAAGGGTTTGGTGGATGCGTTTTACACTTATTTAGGTAAGACTGACTTTAGAATGTCGTTGATCGTAAACGATACTAATGAGGAGATTACTAGGGAGTTGAGTAGGATTGTTACACTTCTAAGAATATCTTATTTACATAACGATAAAATATACGCATTTATTGTTGGGCAAAGACATACATTGATAGATATCATGGAGTTCATTAATAAACTATCCTCAGCATACCATTTTTCATATGAAATTTACGTCCATCCAATTACGCCTTTAAGGGATTTCGTTAGAACGTATTCAATACCTTACGAACACTTCACAAAGGACAATAAGTGGTCAATTACGCTTAAAGAGTTAAAGGAGAACTTTGAGAAGGAATTGAGTAGAGTATTAGAAGAAAGGAAAAACACCTAAAAAATGCTATGGTAGTATATATTTACCACCGAAAACTTCTCGCATCAAAGGCTGGGAAAAGTCAAAATAGAAGAAAGTATTAATATAAAGAAGAAGTTGGAGTTAGCAATCTTTTTATTTGACTAAAATTATATCATAATATGACTGATCTGCAATCTCTTTACGATAAGTTCAGATACCCTTACGTGGAGGTTAGGAGACATATCGTATCGACGTTTGGGATGTCTTTTCTTAATGGCAGATTAATGGGATCGTTTAGGTTTACAGATGATGGCTATTCAGTTAGGTATTACAAGGATGGCGTGTTATATTTTGCTTCATCAAATAATCCCAATGATCTACTGAGCAGCAACAAGGAGTATAAGATAGAGGGGTGGGAGAGCGGTTTAGATAATACTGAACCTAAGGAGGGTAGTTATGAGGTTAAAGAGGGTAAACCTTTTGATCTCATGTCAGTTGACGAGAAGATAAGCTTCTTCAAGAACCTATACGAGGCTGTAAAGGACTTCCGTTCAGTCAAAAGCGTTTCATTTTTCTATGACGAAAGTATTGAGGAGAAGGAGATTATTGTCAATGGTTCACGTATAGTTGGAAGGGTTCCTAGGCTTTACGTAGGAATGAACTTAGTCCTTAACGAGAACAATAGGACGGCTACTGCGTTTTACGAACTTGGAGGAAGTGGTGGGCTGGAAGTATTAGAGAGGATGAATTTGAATGAGGTCGTAGTGGACAAGGTTAGATCTGTTACTGAGGTCTTGGCTAAGGGTAAGAGCTTTGGTGAGCGGACTACTGATGTAGTTTTGAGTAATATGTTAACAGGTATAATGGCTCATGAATCTGTTGGGCATCCATTTGAGGCCGATAGAGTTTTGGGTAGGGAATTCGCCCAGGCTGGTTTGAGTTATCTAGCCGAATTGAAGGATAATAGGATAGGTAGCGATGTCGTTACTGTTATAGATGATCCTACAATACCGAACAGTGGCGGTTATTACACAACAGACGATGAGGGTGTTGAAGCTAGACCTAAATACTTAATTAAGGATGGTAAGGTTAACGAATATTTACAAAATAGGTTTAGTAGTAGTAAATTTAACGTTAAGAGTAATGGCTCGGCCAGGGCTGCGAATTTCGATAGGGAACCTTTAATTAGGATGTCTAATACTTTCTTTAAACCTGGTAACATGACCTTTGATGAGCTTTTGGAAGACGTCAAGGAAGGCGTTTATATAAAGAGTTACATGGAGTGGAATATTGATGATATGAGACTAGGTCAACGATATGTTGGGTTGGAAGCTTATGAGATTAAGAACGGAAAGATTGGTGATCCAGTGCTATTCCCGGTTTTTCAAGGGAAGACTACTGAATTGTTAAAGGCAGTTGATGCAGTTGACAATACTTTAGTATTTTATCCGGGTACTTGTGGCAAGGGTGATCCGGATCAAGGTATACCCGTTTGGCTAGGTGGGCCTAATATGAGATTGAGAAATGTTAGGATTAAGGTGATGGGAAATGAATGAGGAAATGGTAAAATACGTGCAAGAAGTAAAGGGAGAAGAAGTAGGACTATTGAGAGTGAAGACAAGGAGGATAATCATTAAGCTAGTTGAGAGTAAGGTAGCTACAATACAGAGAATGACTAACAGCTACTATTTCCTAGCGTTAAAGAAGGATAGCCAGGGGTTCTTGGGTAGGATAAACAATTTAAATGAAAAACCTAAACTAACTCCAGTAGACTTCTTCCCTATTATGAGTAAAAATGAGCGGGAATACAAAATGGTTAAGAATAACACTAACATTTTATCACTATTTGACGATTTATCACCTCTTTTATCTCTCATACAGTCGGAATATCCCCTTTACGGTATTATATCAATAGATGATGTGGAAAGATCCTTGGTTACATCTAAGGGATTCAACGGAACGGAAAGCAATCTGAGCATAAGCGGTTACTTTAGGGCTAAGAATAAAGAACATAGCGGACAGTGGGCTTTCTCGTCAACTAGCTTCTCCTCCTCTCAAGTTAAGGATAGTATAAAGAAGGCTAATGAGTTGGCATCGATTACTGGCAAATACGAGATTACCGAAGGTAAATATGATGTAATCCTCTCTCCTTTAGTAATGGGTAATTTAATGGAGAGTGTTGCGAGGATGGCTTCTGGATATGCGATAATGTCTGGTATGTCTATGTTAAAGCCTGGGGAAAAGGCAGGATCAGATAAGTTTACCTTACTAGATACTCCTAAGGAGGATAGGCCTAACTCATGGGGATTCGACGATGAAGGCACGTTTACCTACAATAAGGCTATAATAGAGAATGGTGTATTTACAACTCCTTTATTAAATAATGAACTATCCAATGTCTTCAAATTGCCTAGTACTGGAAATGCGGGATGGATATATCCAACGGCTTGGAATTTAGAGGTTAAGGAGGGAGACACTAGTTTTGAATCATTGCTGTCCGGTAATGTCGTTTTTATAAATAATGTGTGGTATACCAGATTCCAAAATTACGCTGAGGGCGATTTCTCAACAGTTGCTAGAGATGCCACTGTAGTCTATAGAAACGGCAATCCCGTTGGAGTTATTGGTAGGGTAAGGATAGCTGATAACTTAAAGAGGATTTTAAAGAATATAGTAGAATTATCTAGAGAGAGGTACTCCGTAAGATGGTGGGATGCCCCAATGCAAGGGGTTTATCCATACGCTTTAGTCAAGGATGTTAGGCTAAGTATAGCGTGATGAACCGTGTTTCAGCTGATCTGTGACGATAGCCCTTCGGCTGAGCAATTTTTTATTTTATAATTGCTAATTTTTACTTGTGAATGAGGAGGAGTATAGGTTAAAGTTAAGGGAATGGATAAGAAATAGCGCTCCGGAGTCATTAAAGGGAAGAAAAATCCTATTTGAGACGGTAGAATTTGATGATTATAATGAGTTAAGGTCTTGGCAAAGGAAATTGGCTGATGCCGGATATTTGGGAATAACTTGGCCTAAGGAGTACGGTGGGCAAGGTTTAGATCCAATTTACGAAGTAATCGCTTATGAGGAGTTCATAAGGGCAGGATTGCCATATGGTAGAAGTTTAGGGTCAATTGGTTTAATGGTAGTAGCTCCTGCCATTTTAAAGCATGGAAATGAAGATCAGAAGAGGAGATATCTACCTAGAATACTAAGGGCCGAGGATATATGGTGTCAAGGTTTTTCTGAACCACAAGCTGGCTCAGATTTGGCTTCTGTGACCACTAGGGCCGAGGATAAGGGTGATTACTTTTTAGTTAATGGACAAAAAATCTGGAGTAGTTATGCCCATATTGCTGATTATATGATACTCTTAGCAAGAACTGGTGAGGATAAGTATAAGGGCTTAACGATGTTCATTCTTAACATGAAGCAGGAGGGAATTAGAGTATCCCCCATAAATCAATTAACGGGAAAGAGTGACTTTAACACGGTGTATTTCAACAACGTAAAAGTTCCTAAAAATAACGTTATAGGTAACGTTGGTGATGGTTGGAAAGTCGCCATGACAGTTTTAAATCATGAGAGGTTCATGTTGGGAGTTACAATGTTATTTACGTCAAAGATAGCCTTGGAGAGTTTGAAGGGGGTAAAGGAGAAAGAGGAGTTGGAAGATGAAGTTGAAGGTCTAGAGGCGTTTTATAGAAGGATTTTAATAAAGTTGAGGAAAGGAGAGGATATAGACGTGGAGGGATCGATGTTGAAGCTTTTGGCATCAGAGTTGCTCCAGAGGATATATGAGATCGCAGTGATGAATTACGATTTGGAAACCATAATGAAAGAGAAGTGGTATTTAGGTATGTTAGCTTCTAGGGGTAGAACAATAGCTGGGGGTACTTCAGAGATTCTTAGAAACGTGGTAGGTGAGAGAGCTCTTAAACTTCCGAAATAATTATATTGCGTTTCTCTTTTCTTATAATATGTTCTTCGATGATTTTCAAGTCGGTCAAAAGTGGGAGAGCAAGGGAAGGACTATAACTGATGCAGATGTTGTAATTTTCACTGGAATAACTGGTGCGCTTAATCCACTATTCTTAGATGAGGAGTATGGTAAAAAGACTAGATTTAAAGGTAGAATAATACCAGGTTTGTTAACAGCCTCAATTGCAATCGGCTTAACTTATCAATTACCCGTAGATCCTTTTGGCGAGGGTTTCGTAGCTCTAACTAAATTAGAGATGGATGCCAAGAAACCAGTGAAAATAGGGGACACGTTAAGGGCGATAGTTGAGGTTACTGACAAGAAGGAGAGGGAGAAGGATGGCAGAGTATATTTGACAATTAGGACCCTGAATCAATTGGGAGAGGAAGTAATGACGTTAAAAATGGAAATATTGTGCAATAAGAGAAGTTAAATAGTAATTAAAAGTAAAGAAGTAAGTTATTTTTAAAACAATTATTATTTTTATTATGCATTATATTAGCCATGTACTAGGAGATTCAAATCTCATTTGAGACTTGGGGCTTAATTCTCCCTAACATAAACGCTAATAGTGCTTTGGTTTCAAGAGTCTCTGCTACAATGAATTTGTCAAGGAATCATTTAAGTGATGCTATGTGTGAAGTGATTATGTCATAATTTTATTGTAGAATTCCTTATTATTTTGACTCTTGAGAAGAGTCAACTATACGTAGGAATGACTTATAAAATGAGTCAAACTTATTAGAAAGTAATCATAAATTTTCTCAGTGAATAGGGAGTTAATATTAAAGGCGTTAATAGACTGGAATTTCTGGTACAAGAACCAATTCGTCGGTATAGAAAGAGAGTACTCTGATCAATTGTTAGACCTATTGGAAAAAGGTTTAGCGATATCAGTAATTGGCGTGAAAAGATCTGGAAAGTCCACAATCATTAATCAAGTAGTTAAGAAGCTAATAGAGAAAAAAGGAGAAGATCCATTCGACACGCTAATAGTTAACTTTGAGGACTCTCGCTTTGGCGATATAAGAACTGCTAACGATTTGTTCTCCTTATATGAGTTATATAAGGAGTTAAGAAAAAAGAAAAAAGATAGTAAACCGTACATTTTCTTAGATGAAGTTCAGAAGATCAAGGGATGGGAGGGATTTGTT belongs to Saccharolobus solfataricus and includes:
- a CDS encoding TldD/PmbA family protein; the protein is MTDLQSLYDKFRYPYVEVRRHIVSTFGMSFLNGRLMGSFRFTDDGYSVRYYKDGVLYFASSNNPNDLLSSNKEYKIEGWESGLDNTEPKEGSYEVKEGKPFDLMSVDEKISFFKNLYEAVKDFRSVKSVSFFYDESIEEKEIIVNGSRIVGRVPRLYVGMNLVLNENNRTATAFYELGGSGGLEVLERMNLNEVVVDKVRSVTEVLAKGKSFGERTTDVVLSNMLTGIMAHESVGHPFEADRVLGREFAQAGLSYLAELKDNRIGSDVVTVIDDPTIPNSGGYYTTDDEGVEARPKYLIKDGKVNEYLQNRFSSSKFNVKSNGSARAANFDREPLIRMSNTFFKPGNMTFDELLEDVKEGVYIKSYMEWNIDDMRLGQRYVGLEAYEIKNGKIGDPVLFPVFQGKTTELLKAVDAVDNTLVFYPGTCGKGDPDQGIPVWLGGPNMRLRNVRIKVMGNE
- a CDS encoding acyl-CoA dehydrogenase family protein yields the protein MNEEEYRLKLREWIRNSAPESLKGRKILFETVEFDDYNELRSWQRKLADAGYLGITWPKEYGGQGLDPIYEVIAYEEFIRAGLPYGRSLGSIGLMVVAPAILKHGNEDQKRRYLPRILRAEDIWCQGFSEPQAGSDLASVTTRAEDKGDYFLVNGQKIWSSYAHIADYMILLARTGEDKYKGLTMFILNMKQEGIRVSPINQLTGKSDFNTVYFNNVKVPKNNVIGNVGDGWKVAMTVLNHERFMLGVTMLFTSKIALESLKGVKEKEELEDEVEGLEAFYRRILIKLRKGEDIDVEGSMLKLLASELLQRIYEIAVMNYDLETIMKEKWYLGMLASRGRTIAGGTSEILRNVVGERALKLPK
- a CDS encoding TldD/PmbA family protein, whose translation is MNEEMVKYVQEVKGEEVGLLRVKTRRIIIKLVESKVATIQRMTNSYYFLALKKDSQGFLGRINNLNEKPKLTPVDFFPIMSKNEREYKMVKNNTNILSLFDDLSPLLSLIQSEYPLYGIISIDDVERSLVTSKGFNGTESNLSISGYFRAKNKEHSGQWAFSSTSFSSSQVKDSIKKANELASITGKYEITEGKYDVILSPLVMGNLMESVARMASGYAIMSGMSMLKPGEKAGSDKFTLLDTPKEDRPNSWGFDDEGTFTYNKAIIENGVFTTPLLNNELSNVFKLPSTGNAGWIYPTAWNLEVKEGDTSFESLLSGNVVFINNVWYTRFQNYAEGDFSTVARDATVVYRNGNPVGVIGRVRIADNLKRILKNIVELSRERYSVRWWDAPMQGVYPYALVKDVRLSIA
- a CDS encoding arginine deiminase family protein; protein product: MIAEWGKLRAVGMHKPGLEVMLGLLDPSSFLYERQFNWSKARREHDNLRRVLKEEGVKIYRLRQTIVNKIRRDDRFREKVIEKVGVNNDDPEFLVELLILRPILGYEKRDKGTHLEVKLTDPLSNLYFMRDQQITTEKGIIMGRMATHQREKEVEVMKLFWEALNIKYKEIGRGKFEGGDFFPMGDFNLVGVGVRTDLEGVSELFNILNGGEIGIIHWNREEFIHLDTFFNVGSSSSVVSVRSFMEESRVAVYYDRKIIRETTLYDYVVKEKGFNLIEVSVDEAKKYVTNFLTIDDGKIVSPKISANRKLEKEYDVIEVEVSNLTGGAGGIHCMTAVIRRD
- a CDS encoding MaoC family dehydratase — encoded protein: MFFDDFQVGQKWESKGRTITDADVVIFTGITGALNPLFLDEEYGKKTRFKGRIIPGLLTASIAIGLTYQLPVDPFGEGFVALTKLEMDAKKPVKIGDTLRAIVEVTDKKEREKDGRVYLTIRTLNQLGEEVMTLKMEILCNKRS